ACAAGAGGTCAGTGGACTCGCATCGCTGCCGCTGCTCGGTCATCTGTTCCGTGGCACTCGCGACGTGCAAGAGCGGCGTGAGCTGGTTATTTTCCTCAGAATTCGCTCCGTGGAGTTGTAAACGATGAACAAAAAAACTCTTCTCCCTATGTTAGCCATGTTGGCCGCCGCTACTGTAAGTTACGCAGGTAATACCACTTCCATACGTGGTATGAGCACCGCCGAATATCTGAACATGCGTACAGGGCCAGGTCCATCGTATCCCATCAGTGCCGTACTGACGAAAGCGCAAGAGGTCACTGTACACGAAAGCGTTCAAAGCCAGACAGGCTATCAGTGGTATCGCGTTACGGTGAACGAGCGCGAAGGGTATGTGTATGGTGCCCACCTGAAAGTGGAAAACATGATACCGTCTACCGCCCGAAAAGCCGAAACGGTAGCACCCGTGGCCGTGGCTCCCACGCCGCTACCAACTGCTGTGCCACAACGTACTCTCACACCACGCCAGCGGATGCAGTTGATCGCCCAAGCCGATCGACTCTTTCAGGCAGGGCGCTATCACGAAAGCTTAGCGGTGCACGAAGACATTGCCGCGCACATGCAACCGACTCGGCAATTGCTGATTAACCGCGCTTACTTATACGGTAAGCTCTCTATGGAAGCACAGGCACACACCTTTATTGCCGAAAATAAAACGAAAGCCATTTCCCTTGCCTATGCTTATGGTGTCGGGCATCTGGAAGAAAACCGCCCGGCCGACCAATTGCGCGACTTTCTGCTCGCCTATCTCACGCACGATCATCAAAGTTCCTTGACGTTCCTTCTCGGTGTACTCCACGAACGGCAAGGCGACCACGCCGCCGCGCTCAACTGGTACGCACAAGCCAACCAGCGCCACCCCAATAATGCACACTATAGCTATGCCCTTGCGCGGATGCAGGAACTGGCTGGTAAAGCTGAAGAAGCACGCCAACACTACCGCGTCGTTACCCGCTCCAGCGATCAACAACTCGTGCGCTACGCGCAACAGCGGTTAGAGCACATTACCTTTCAGGGAGCATGGTAATGTCAGGCCCCAGTCGTAAAATTCGTATTGGGGATATGCTGATCGAAGCTGGCTTGCTCTCGCAAGAACAGCTTATGCAAGCGCTTGACGAACAAAAAAAATCGGGAAAAAAACTTGGCCGCGTCCTGATTGATAGCGGCATGGTGCAAGAAGAAGCCTTTCTGCGCCTTCTCGCCGAAAAAGCCCATCTCCCGTTTGTAGAGCTGAAACACTACAAATTCAAAGAAGAGCAGTCGCAGAAAATGCCTGAAACACTGGCACGGCGCTATCGCAGCATTATTCTGACCGAGCGCCCCGATGGGATCCTTGTCGGGATGGCTGACCCGATGGATATCTTTGCGATTGACGAAATGCAACGTGTGCTGCGCCGCCCCGTTTTTCCCGCCGTCGTACGCGAATCGGAACTAAACACCGCTCTCAATACCATTTACCGTAACCAAGAAGACATTGTTTCGATAGCCGAAGAGCTGGAAAGCGAACTCAAAGGTACCACCGACTTTGACCTCAGCGGCATTATGAGCAGTGGCAAAAATAAATCGTCAGAACTTCTGGTGGCGCGACTGCTGCAATCCATTCTGGAAGACGCCATTCAAGCCAAAGCCTCGGATATCCACATTGAACCGGACGAAAACATCCTGCGCATCCGCCACCGTATCGACGGTCATCTGCGCGAAAAAACTATGAAAAAGCAACGGATAGACGCCGCCCTTGTCATGCGTCTCAAAATTCTTTCCAACCTTGATATCTCGGAAAAGCGGATACCGCAAGATGGCCGCTTTAACATCAAAATAAAAGATCACGTGGTTGATGTGCGGGTTTCCACCCTTCCCAGCCAATACGGTGAAACCGTGGTGTTGCGACTGCTCGACCAATCGCAAGGGATATTACGGCTCGAAAAAATTGGTATGCAAGATGCTATGTTGGAACGCTTCCGTAACCTTATCCGCCGTCCCCACGGCATGATCCTTGTGACCGGCCCGACCGGCAGTGGGAAAACCACCACCCTTTATGGTGCCATCAATGAGCTGAACACTCCGGAAGTCAAGATTATCACAGCTGAAGACCCGGTAGAATATCGCCTTCCGCGTATTACTCAATGTCAGATCAATACGAAGGTTGGCCTTACCTTTGCCAAAGTCTTGCGTTCCTCACTCCGACAAGATCCCGATATTATTTTTGTCGGGGAAATGCGCGACCAAGAAACCGCCGAAATCGGCTTGCGCGCCGCCTTGACCGGTCACTTGGTGCTTTCTACGCTGCATACAAACGATGCCGTGAGTACGGCGATGCGCCTGATCGACATGGGTGCAGAACCCTTTTTAGTTGCGACTGCGCTGCGTGGTATTTTGGCACAACGGCTTATCCGCCGTATTTGTGAGAACTGCAAACAACCCCATCAACTGGAAAAACGTGAAAAATTATGGGTGGAATATCTGACAGGGAAACCGTTCGACGAAAATGCTCGGTTTTTCCGGGGGCGTGGCTGCGAATACTGCAATAACACGGGCTACAGTGGCCGTATGGGTGTGTACGAGTTGCTTGAAATCAACGAAGTGCTTATGGATGCGCTGCGCAGTGAAGATGCTACTGCTTTTGGCAAAGCCGCAAAAAGCGACCCGCACTATCGGCCATTGGCACTGAGCGCCCTTGATGCCGCCAGCGAAGGGAAAACATCGCTGGACGAAGTATTTAAAATTTCTGCGTCACTTGACGATCGACCAGAAAAACTGGAGTTAGCCGTTGAAACGGAACCGACTCCGCCACCACTGGTGCTGGCACCAAATATTTCTGCCATGAGTCTCGATAAAGGGATATAAGCCATGCCAAGCTTTCAGTATAAAGGGCGCGATGCCAGCGGTAAACCAGTAAGCGGTGTGATGGATGCCAATAATGCCGACGATATCGCTAGCGACCTCTTTGCGCAGGGGATCACTCCGATTACCATTACTCCCGCCAAAGGAGGCGGTAGCGGAGCGCAACGCGCCATGAAAGATGACGCCGACTCCAAAGAGTCATTCTGGCAGAAACTGAATCAGCAACCTATCAGCTCTGACGATATCTTAATGTTTTGCCGTCAAATGTATGCGCTGATCAAAGCTGGTGTACCGCTGATGCGCACCCTGCATGGATTGGCTGACGCCTCCCCGAATAAAAGCATGCAGAAAGTTCTGGCAGACATTGCCAATCAGCTTGAATCAGGTATGTCGCTTTCGGCTTGCCTGCAAAGTCATCCAAAGATTTTCCCGCCAATCACTGTCAATATGGTGTACATCGGCGAAAATACCGGGCAACTCGACCGTGCTTTTTTGCAAATCGCCGCCTTTTTAGAAATGGATAAAACCAATAAAAAACGGATTAAACAGGCAACCCGCTACCCGACTATTATTTGTACCGCCATGTTTTTAGCACTGACCGTTATTAACGTCTTTGTTATCCCCGCGTTTACGTCAGTATTTGCCAAACTTGGAAGCGACCTCCCCCTTGCCACCCGCTTTTTGATCGGCATGTCAGGGTTGTTTACCAATTACTGGTGGGCGATGATTATTACCGTGGTTGTATCCGTCATCGCCTATCGATCCTACAAGCGAACACCAAGCGGCGCATTTAATGTTGACCGCTACAGCCTGAAGATGCCGCTGATCGGCAAAATTACGGAACTCATTATCCTTTCGCGTTTCTGCCGTACGCTGGCCATGATGCTCAGTTCCGGCGTCCCTGCCTTGCAGGCTCTTTCCGCCGTCGCCCGCTCGTTGGGGAACCTCTATATTGCGCAGTCCGTCGACGACATGCGGATGAGTATTGAAGGGGGCGAATCGCTCTCACGGAGCGCCGCCGCTACCGGACGCTTTTCGCCAATGGTATTGCAAATGCTGGCGGTAGGCGAAGAAACCGGTGCAACTGATACCATGCTGATCGAAACCGCCGATTTTTATGACCAACAAATTGAGTACGACCTCAAACGGCTCTCCGACGCGTTAGAACCGATTCTGCTTGTGTTTATGGGAGTGCTCGTGCTTATACTGGCGCTTGGCATATTTATGCCAATGTGGAGTATGGGCAGCGCGATGAAGTAACTCCAATAATGAGGGTGAAATGCAATTGAATGTAGAAATTCCCAGTCATTTTCCAGATGCCGTGCAATGTACCCCTGAACAATTTATGCAAGAAGCCAAGTTCGCTATGGCAGCCAAGTTATACGAAATAGGGCGACTTTCTTCAGGTATGGCTGCTGTTTTGGCAGGGGTGAGCCGGGTGCAGTTTCTGCTTGAGCTCAGTCGTTATGGCGTGCCTGTTATCGACCTTACAGAAAACGAGCTCTCTGATGATGTCAATAATGCCTGAGAATCGGGAAATTGTTATCGGAATCACTTGCTCTATCTTCTGAAACTTTACCGAAAAACTGACTCGCACGTTGTGTGCGAAATGTCTTACGCTAATTTAAAAGGTGCTATGAGCGTTGCGACTCACACCCGTCATCTCGAACGGAGTGAGAGATCTAGATTTCTCGCTTCGTTCGAAATGACAAGAGTTCGTATCCATTTATACACCAAAGGCGGTTTACCGCTCAAAAGCATACAATGCATAAAAAGGAATCCACAGTGCGCTCCAGAAAAGCCTTTACCATGCTGGAACTGGTTGTTGTGATTGTCATTCTTGGCATCCTTGCCGGTAGTGCAACTATGCTCTGGCCGGGGCGTGATCTAGAAGTTGGCGCCTATTCCGAGCGGCTCGTCAGCGATATCCGGTATGTGCAATTGCGTACCATGACCTGTGAAACCTGCAGCGAAGGGGCATTTGTTATCAGTGGTAATAGTTACGCGTTTACGCTTGATGGCGTTGCCGAATCCTTTGCCGATGGCGACACCACACGTAATCTAGGCAGCAAAGGTTTTGTTTTGTCTGGTAGTAATATCATTTTTGATAATGAATTTGGTGTTCCCAACATTGTAACTCACGCCACCATGATCCTTTCCGGAACCACCATTTGTATTTACGCACAAACTGGCCATGCTGAGGTGGGTGCATGCGAGTAACCAAAGGTTTTTCGCTGATTGAAATGATAGTATTTATTGTGGTAATCGGCATCGCCGCCACGGGATTGCTTGGTGTGTTCGCACCAGTGTTGCTGGGCGCCCCTACCAGTGGTGATATTTTGCGCCGCACCTACCTTGCTATGGAACGTGTCGAGCTGATGTATGCCTATGCCAGACAGGATAGTTTCGATGAATGGTGTGCGACTGGCGGTGCACCGTGTTCTAGCACTGCGTACACAGTTACCCACCTGATTGATTCTGGCGACTATCTCGGGAGCAACCCCGTGTACCACATCACGGTGAATGTTTCAGACGGGGTCGATGCTATGAACTTTGTATTTGAAAACGTCTACCTTGTCAGCGAGTAACAGTATGAAAAATGCTCGTGGCTTTACTTTTCTCGAACTGATCTTGACTCTTACCATCATGGGGATACTTTTTGCAGCGTCAGCACCACTGGTAAGCAGCAGTCTTGACGCCTACCTAACCGCACGGGACATGAGTGCTGATTTAATCGAAGTAAACCTTGCGATGGAGCGGATGAGCCGTGAAATTCGTGACGCACAGGCTATCCACAGCGGGAGTACTGCAACACAAATTGGCTTTACCCGTAGCGATGGCATCAGTGCCTGTTTTGCTGCCGACAATAACCGCATTGTCCGTTATACTGACGATGAATGTACCGCCAACGCAACGCCGCTGACGGGTGCAATGTTAGTCAATGGAGCGACTCCGTTTCAGTATTTTTCAGTTTCAGGGTCGTGTACGGCGCTTGTGAGCGCAGCTAGTATCAGTAATGATACGCATATTGTAACGATAACGCTTGATGGAACAAATACCGGCGCACCATTTCGTACCTCCGTGTACGTTCGTAAAGACGATAATTCATGTATGAACTAACCGATACAGGCGAGGGGAACTCTATGCGTGCCCTGAAAAGTAAGAACCAACGTGGATCACTGTTAATTATCGCGATCTTTTTGATAACCGTTGTTGCTGCAATGGGGATAGCCGTGACGTCGCTATTTTCCAATACCAGCCGTGGTGGCTTTGATACAGACCGTTCAACGCAAGGTATGAGCTATAACCGCTATGGCGCGCTCGATAATCCCGGTGTTATTAGTCCCGAAGAATCGAACTATGCCTACGATGCGACGGCTCCCGTAGCACCGGGCGACGCGCCAATTTCCCCGAGTGATCCGAGTGTAGTTGCGTTTACAGATCAGCTCTGGAATTTCAAAGGTGGTGGCGACAACCATGCCGCCCTGAGTGATGATGGGACAACTGTTGCCTTTGGTGCAGCCGGTACTTCTTCAAACCATACGACGAAAGAAGCCTTGACACTTTGTAATG
This sequence is a window from Chrysiogenes arsenatis DSM 11915. Protein-coding genes within it:
- a CDS encoding GspE/PulE family protein, yielding MSGPSRKIRIGDMLIEAGLLSQEQLMQALDEQKKSGKKLGRVLIDSGMVQEEAFLRLLAEKAHLPFVELKHYKFKEEQSQKMPETLARRYRSIILTERPDGILVGMADPMDIFAIDEMQRVLRRPVFPAVVRESELNTALNTIYRNQEDIVSIAEELESELKGTTDFDLSGIMSSGKNKSSELLVARLLQSILEDAIQAKASDIHIEPDENILRIRHRIDGHLREKTMKKQRIDAALVMRLKILSNLDISEKRIPQDGRFNIKIKDHVVDVRVSTLPSQYGETVVLRLLDQSQGILRLEKIGMQDAMLERFRNLIRRPHGMILVTGPTGSGKTTTLYGAINELNTPEVKIITAEDPVEYRLPRITQCQINTKVGLTFAKVLRSSLRQDPDIIFVGEMRDQETAEIGLRAALTGHLVLSTLHTNDAVSTAMRLIDMGAEPFLVATALRGILAQRLIRRICENCKQPHQLEKREKLWVEYLTGKPFDENARFFRGRGCEYCNNTGYSGRMGVYELLEINEVLMDALRSEDATAFGKAAKSDPHYRPLALSALDAASEGKTSLDEVFKISASLDDRPEKLELAVETEPTPPPLVLAPNISAMSLDKGI
- a CDS encoding type II secretion system protein — encoded protein: MRSRKAFTMLELVVVIVILGILAGSATMLWPGRDLEVGAYSERLVSDIRYVQLRTMTCETCSEGAFVISGNSYAFTLDGVAESFADGDTTRNLGSKGFVLSGSNIIFDNEFGVPNIVTHATMILSGTTICIYAQTGHAEVGACE
- a CDS encoding SH3 domain-containing protein, producing MNKKTLLPMLAMLAAATVSYAGNTTSIRGMSTAEYLNMRTGPGPSYPISAVLTKAQEVTVHESVQSQTGYQWYRVTVNEREGYVYGAHLKVENMIPSTARKAETVAPVAVAPTPLPTAVPQRTLTPRQRMQLIAQADRLFQAGRYHESLAVHEDIAAHMQPTRQLLINRAYLYGKLSMEAQAHTFIAENKTKAISLAYAYGVGHLEENRPADQLRDFLLAYLTHDHQSSLTFLLGVLHERQGDHAAALNWYAQANQRHPNNAHYSYALARMQELAGKAEEARQHYRVVTRSSDQQLVRYAQQRLEHITFQGAW
- a CDS encoding type II secretion system F family protein, with the protein product MPSFQYKGRDASGKPVSGVMDANNADDIASDLFAQGITPITITPAKGGGSGAQRAMKDDADSKESFWQKLNQQPISSDDILMFCRQMYALIKAGVPLMRTLHGLADASPNKSMQKVLADIANQLESGMSLSACLQSHPKIFPPITVNMVYIGENTGQLDRAFLQIAAFLEMDKTNKKRIKQATRYPTIICTAMFLALTVINVFVIPAFTSVFAKLGSDLPLATRFLIGMSGLFTNYWWAMIITVVVSVIAYRSYKRTPSGAFNVDRYSLKMPLIGKITELIILSRFCRTLAMMLSSGVPALQALSAVARSLGNLYIAQSVDDMRMSIEGGESLSRSAAATGRFSPMVLQMLAVGEETGATDTMLIETADFYDQQIEYDLKRLSDALEPILLVFMGVLVLILALGIFMPMWSMGSAMK
- a CDS encoding UPF0175 family protein translates to MQLNVEIPSHFPDAVQCTPEQFMQEAKFAMAAKLYEIGRLSSGMAAVLAGVSRVQFLLELSRYGVPVIDLTENELSDDVNNA
- a CDS encoding PulJ/GspJ family protein, producing the protein MKNARGFTFLELILTLTIMGILFAASAPLVSSSLDAYLTARDMSADLIEVNLAMERMSREIRDAQAIHSGSTATQIGFTRSDGISACFAADNNRIVRYTDDECTANATPLTGAMLVNGATPFQYFSVSGSCTALVSAASISNDTHIVTITLDGTNTGAPFRTSVYVRKDDNSCMN
- a CDS encoding type IV pilus modification PilV family protein is translated as MRVTKGFSLIEMIVFIVVIGIAATGLLGVFAPVLLGAPTSGDILRRTYLAMERVELMYAYARQDSFDEWCATGGAPCSSTAYTVTHLIDSGDYLGSNPVYHITVNVSDGVDAMNFVFENVYLVSE